Proteins from one Ananas comosus cultivar F153 linkage group 5, ASM154086v1, whole genome shotgun sequence genomic window:
- the LOC109711081 gene encoding uncharacterized protein LOC109711081: MKVEMRFSNQFLKFGLKKGLYAFTFLLAMLIILLSVASLSKFYSQSSILSTYKFGIYGDVHNKRMEDRVDEIMDTVMNKLVEEIEHLKELTRDSGADQSELKHERLKHTSFLIEMLGLVGSAKSVLPSERRHAPHGESLGRNAHPLSKSGQPYDEMIEYFLVEEIRKYARIKPSRLGKQNFMGANGTFTSIGHACFAMKEELEEYMDYDVGDFCKDDWRQAQRLMVHGCDPLPRRRCFSRAPKLYAKPFPINESMWKLPDNRNVRWSQYRCKNFDCLAKNATKKGFFKCSDCFNLTHHEMPRWMELVYPDPASNLTADFLIKEVLQLKPGEIRIGLDFSVGTGTFAARMREFNVTIVSATINLGAPFNEMIALRGLVPIYLTINQRLPFFDNTLDIIHTTRFLDGWIDLILLDFVLYDWDRVLRPGGLLWIDSFFCAKEDLDDYLEAFKILRYKKHKWVIVPKMDKDGEEVFFSAVLEKPPRPF, translated from the coding sequence ATGAAGGTGGAAATGAGATTCTCAAATCAGTTTTTGAAGTTTGGACTAAAGAAGGGGCTATATGCATTCACCTTTCTTCTAGCCATGTTGATAATTCTCCTCAGTGTGGCCTcactctcaaaattttattcccAAAGCTCCATTTTGAGCACCTAcaaatttggcatatatggtgATGTGCACAATAAGAGAATGGAAGATAGAGTTGATGAGATCATGGATACAGTTATGAACAAGCTTGTTGAAGAGATAGAGCATCTAAAGGAGCTAACAAGAGATTCTGGAGCAGACCAATCTGAGTTGAAGCATGAGAGATTGAAACACACTTCTTTTCTCATTGAAATGTTAGGCCTAGTGGGCTCTGCTAAGTCCGTGCTGCCTAGTGAGCGGCGACATGCTCCTCACGGAGAAAGCCTCGGCCGTAATGCTCATCCATTGTCGAAGAGTGGTCAACCGTACGATGAAATGATCGAGTACTTTCTCGTGGAGGAGATAAGGAAGTATGCGAGGATTAAGCCGAGCAGGCTGGGGAAGCAGAATTTCATGGGCGCCAACGGGACGTTCACGAGCATCGGCCATGCGTGTTTTGCGATGAAAGAAGAGCTCGAGGAGTACATGGACTACGATGTGGGCGACTTCTGCAAAGATGATTGGAGACAGGCCCAGAGACTAATGGTCCACGGCTGCGACCCCTTACCTAGAAGGAGATGCTTTTCTAGAGCTCcaaagctatatgctaagcctTTTCCTATAAATGAATCCATGTGGAAGCTCCCTGACAATCGGAACGTGCGGTGGAGCCAATACAGATGCAAGAACTTTGATTGCCTCGCGAAGAACGCCACGAAGAAAGGTTTTTTCAAGTGTTCTGATTGCTTTAATCTCACGCACCATGAAATGCCCAGATGGATGGAGTTGGTCTATCCTGATCCTGCTTCGAACTTAACAGCTGATTTCCTCATCAAAGAAGTTCTTCAACTTAAACCTGGGGAGATAAGGATAGGGCTGGATTTCAGTGTAGGGACCGGAACATTTGCCGCGAGGATGAGGGAGTTCAATGTGACTATCGTGTCAGCTACTATAAACCTTGGAGCTCCCTTTAACGAGATGATTGCTTTACGAGGGCTCGTTCCTATCTACTTGACTATTAATCAGAGGCTTCCCTTCTTCGACAACACGCTCGATATCATCCACACGACGAGGTTTCTCGATGGTTGGATCGATCTCATACTCTTGGACTTTGTTTTGTATGATTGGGATAGGGTTCTTAGACCCGGTGGCTTATTATGGATCGACAGTTTCTTTTGCGCGAAGGAGGATTTGGACGATTATTTGGAGGCGTTTAAGATTCTGCGGTACAAGAAGCACAAGTGGGTTATTGTACCAAAGATGGATAAAGATGGTGAGGAAGTGTTCTTCTCAGCAGTTCTGGAGAAGCCACCTCGGCCTTTCTGA
- the LOC109711084 gene encoding reticulon-like protein B1, which translates to MAEHAEEPTPVAPETPSEKIVEEFHDQDSSASFSDPDDDDDDDKKSKPSTAPAKPKIFRLFGREKPVHKVLGGGKPADVFLWRDKKISGGVLGGATAIWVLFELLDYHLLLLVCRCLILSLVILFLWSNASTFINKTPPRIPTVRIPEDAVVNTARALCYEMNRGFTVLREIALGRDLKKFLAVVAGLWFLSVLGSCCDFLTLFYIVFVMLHTVPVLYEKYEDKVDSFAEKAIAEIKQQYAVFDAKVLSMIPRAPAKNKKHL; encoded by the exons ATGGCGGAGCACGCGGAGGAGCCGACCCCGGTAGCGCCGGAGACGCCCTCGGAGAAGATCGTGGAGGAGTTCCACGACCAGGATTCGTCCGCGTCATTTTCGGAccccgacgacgacgacgacgacgataaGAAATCCAAGCCGTCCACTGCCCCCGCCAAGCCGAAGATCTTCCGTCTCTTCGGAAGGGAGAAACCCGTCCACAAAGTCCTCGGCGGCGGTAAAC CGGCTGATGTGTTTCTTTGGAGGGACAAGAAAATCTCCGGTGGAGTGCTCGGCGGCGCAACTGCCATCTGGGTTTTGTTTGAATTGCTCGACTACCATCTCCTGCTGCTGGTCTGCCGCTGCCTCATTCTCTCGTTGGTCATCTTGTTCCTTTGGTCCAATGCCTCCACCTTCATCAACAA GACGCCACCTCGGATCCCTACGGTGAGAATTCCTGAAGATGCGGTTGTCAATACTGCACGCGCTCTCTGCTACGAGATGAATCGGGGGTTTACCGTGCTTCGGGAAATCGCATTAGGACGGGACTTAAAGAAGTTTCTTGCT GTGGTTGCTGGGCTTTGGTTTCTTTCGGTGCTTGGGAGCTGCTGCGATTTCTTGACCTTATTCTACATCG TGTTTGTGATGCTTCACACGGTGCCGGTTTTGTACGAGAAGTATGAAGACAAGGTGGATTCCTTTGCAGAAAAGGCAATTGCAGAGATCAAGCAGCAGTATGCGGTTTTCGACGCCAAGGTTCTAAGTATGATCCCTCGTGCCCCAGCGAAGAATAAGAAGCACTTGTAA
- the LOC109711083 gene encoding N-(5'-phosphoribosyl)anthranilate isomerase 1, chloroplastic-like — protein MAAACLRNCHSRAPLSRNDGRLKLASFSRSCLKIDKTSSVSDATEFSSSANDGLKMIHPIVKMCGITSARDAEIAAEAGANLIGMILWPKSKRSVSLSVAKEISKVARDFGSEPVGVFVDDDIDTILRASDASNIEFIQLHGDGSRDSLPILLQQSRIIYVLHADDGGNLLNDAPDENCLVDWFLVDSAKGGSGKGFNWQKFRLPPMSSKYGWLLAGGLHADNVCEAVATLKPDGVDVSSGICGPDGIQKDPQRISSFMSKVNSLSF, from the exons ATGGCGGCAGCTTGCTTGAGAAACTGCCATTCGCGAGCCCCTCTATCGCGCAATGATG GACGATTGAAGTTGGCATCATTCAGTAGATCATGCCTTAAGATCGATAAAACTAGTTCGGTGTCTGATGCTACTGAATTCTCATCATCAGCTAATGATGGTCTCAAAATGATTCATCCAATAGTTAAAATGTGCGGGATTACATCAGCTAGGGATGCAGAAATAGCCGCAGAGGCGGGGGCCAACCTGATTGGCATGATTCTCTGGCCCAAATCTAAGCGATCTGTCTCGCTTTCAGTAGCAAAGGAAATCTCAAAAGTTGCACGAGATTTTGGATCAGAGCCAGTCGGTGTGTTTGTCGATGACGACATAGACACAATATTACGAGCTTCTGATGCTTCCAACATTGAATTCATACAG CTTCATGGAGATGGTTCGCGGGACTCTCTTCCGATTCTTCTGCAGCAAAGTCGGATAATATATGTCCTACATGCTGACGATGGTGGAAACCTACTCAATGATGCTCCAGATGAAAATTGTCTTGTAGACTGGTTCCTAGTGGATAGTGCAAAGGGTGGCAG TGGCAAAGGATTCAACTGGCAGAAATTCCGACTGCCACCAATGAGCAGCAAGTATGGATGGCTTTTGGCTGGAGGTCTTCATGCTGACAATGTATGCGAAGCTGTCGCGACTCTTAAACCGGATGGCGTCGATGTTAGCAGCGGCATCTGCGGGCCTGACGGGATTCAAAAGGATCCTCAGAGAATCTCTTCTTTCATGAGCAAAGTGAACTCATTAAGTTTCTAA
- the LOC109711076 gene encoding pentatricopeptide repeat-containing protein At3g16010 encodes MVLRCSQISRPIPMPMPPLCMRFLIKRTISSSPHLSRRLKQTENEIVQMFRLPNPRGQEAASAVPGAPKHARPARALDERFIRILKIFKWGPDAEKALEVLMLRVDHRLVRQVMETDVDINVKIHFFRWAGKRKNFDHDPSTYLAFIRCLDEAGLVGEMWRTIQEMVRSNCVVTPTELTEIIRILGDAKMVNKAISIFYQIKARKCQPTAQAYNSMIIMLMQEGHHEKVHELFDEMCNEGRCFPDTVTYNALISTFCKLGREDSAMRLFDEMKENRMQPTAKIYTTLMGMFFKSGNVDKALSLFNEMRDQCCVPNVFTYTELIKGLGKAGRAEDACHFFLEMQREGCRPDTVLMNNMINILGKAGRLDDALKLFEEMSTLQCAPNVVTYNTVIKALFESKARVSEVASWFEKMKENGIEPSAFTYSILVDGFCKTNRVEKALLLLEEMDEKGFPPCPAAYCSLIDALGKAKRYEAASELFQELKENCGSSTARVYAVMIKHLGKGGRLNDAIDLFEEMKQLGCSPNVFAYNALMSGMVRVGMVDESLSIFRNMQEQGCVPDINSHNIVLNGLAKVGGPQRAMEMLSNMKNSTIQPDAVSYNTVLGALSRAGMFEEAARLMKEMNAKGFEYDLITYSSILEAIGKIDDEPTDAIR; translated from the exons ATGGTTCTTCGATGTTCACAAATTAGTAGGCCAATTCCAATGCCAATGCCCCCACTTTGTATGCGCTTCCTCATCAAGCGAACCATATCGTCCTCGCCTCATCTCAGTCGGAGATTAAAGCAAACAG AGAATGAGATTGTTCAGATGTTCCGGCTTCCAAATCCTAGAGGCCAAGAAGCCGCCTCGGCGGTGCCCGGTGCGCCGAAACATGCGCGACCGGCCCGCGCATTGGATGAGAGGTTCATCAGAATTCTGAAGATATTCAAATGGGGCCCCGACGCCGAGAAGGCCCTGGAGGTCCTCATGCTGAGGGTCGACCACCGCCTGGTTCGCCAAGTCATGGAGACCGATGTCGATATCAATGTGAAGATCCACTTCTTTCGATGGGCCGGAAAACGAAAGAATTTCGATCATGATCCCTCCACTTACTTGGCGTTCATCCGATGTTTGGATGAAGCGGGGCTCGTCGGCGAGATGTGGAGGACGATTCAGGAGATGGTTCGGAGCAATTGTGTTGTTACCCCTACGGAGTTGACggagattattaggattttgggcGATGCGAAGATGGTGAACAAGGCGATCTCGATCTTTTATCAGATAAAGGCCCGGAAATGCCAACCAACAGCTCAGGCTTATAATAGCATGATCATTATGTTGATGCAGGAGGGCCATCATGAGAAGGTCCATGAGCTGTTCGACGAAATGTGCAACGAGGGTCGGTGCTTTCCCGACACGGTTACTTACAATGCACTTATTTCGACTTTTTGCAAGTTGGGCCGCGAGGACTCAGCGATGAGGCTGTTTGACGAGATGAAGGAAAATCGGATGCAACCCACCGCGAAAATCTATACCACCTTGATGGGTATGTTCTTTAAATCGGGGAATGTCGACAAGGCACTGAGTTTGTTCAATGAGATGCGGGATCAGTGTTGCGTCCCGAATGTGTTTACTTACACTGAATTGATCAAGGGCCTCGGTAAAGCTGGGAGAGCTGAGGATGCTTGTCACTTCTTTCTCGAAATGCAACGAGAGGGTTGCAGGCCAGATACCGTGTTGATGAAtaatatgataaatattttaggcAAGGCGGGACGGTTGGATGATGCCCTAAAGCTGTTTGAGGAAATGTCTACACTACAATGTGCGCCAAATGTAGTTACATATAATACTGTCATCAAAGCGCTTTTTGAGTCAAAGGCTCGCGTATCAGAAGTTGCCTCCTGGTTCGAGAAAATGAAGGAAAATGGAATTGAGCCCAGTGCCTTCACTTATTCAATCCTCGTTGATGGATTTTGTAAGACAAATAGAGTGGAAAAAGCTTTATTGCTTCTTGAGGAGATGGATGAGAAGGGTTTTCCTCCATGCCCTGCAGCCTACTGTAGCCTAATCGATGCTCTTGGAAAAGCTAAGCGTTACGAAGCCGCAAGCGAGCTATTTCAGGAATTAAAGGAAAATTGTGGTTCTTCAACTGCCCGAGTTTATGCAGTAATGATCAAACATTTAGGGAAAGGAGGGCGACTCAATGATGCTATCGATCTCTTTGAAGAGATGAAGCAGCTTGGATGTAGTCCTAATGTCTTTGCCTACAATGCTCTCATGTCTGGAATGGTGAGGGTTGGCATGGTTGATGAATCTCTTTCCATATTTAGAAACATGCAAGAACAAGGCTGTGTTCCTGATATCAATTCGCACAATATTGTTTTGAACGGGCTGGCGAAGGTGGGCGGCCCACAACGTGCAATGGAGATGCTCTCCAACATGAAAAATTCAACGATTCAGCCGGATGCTGTATCATACAACACTGTTCTTGGTGCTTTAAGCCGTGCTGGTATGTTTGAGGAGGCAGCTAGGCTGATGAAAGAGATGAATGCAAAGGGATTCGAGTATGATCTAATTACGTACTCATCAATACTTGAAGCGATTGGAAAGATCGATGATGAACCAACAGACGCAATTCGCTAG
- the LOC109711080 gene encoding uncharacterized protein LOC109711080, whose protein sequence is MPGSLDRRPRSSHVDTVHGLARAGDLPALQKKLLENPALLNARNPVMCQTPLHVAAGYNNISIVKYLLELNSPEAVELEAKNMYGETPLHMAAKNSSCESARLLLEHGASLDAKANNGMTPLHLAVWHALQAGDCDTVSTLLGHNADCSAQDNEGKTPLNHISGGPDTEKLRRLLNRHMEEQRKRKALDACREAKAMDEFEEAISHIVGLRELKLQLRRWAKGMLFDEKRRSLGLKIADRKPPHMAFLGNPGTGKTMVARILGKLLHRVGILPTDKVIEVQRTDLVGEFVGHTGPKTRRKIQEAEGGILFVDEAYRLVVKQTTNDKDYGLEALEEIMSVMDGGKVIVIFAGYSEPMKRVIASNEGFCRRVTKFFYFDNFSTSELAQILHLKMSAQDESSLLYGFKLHPSCTVEAVAAFLDRETTEKQRKEMNGGLIDPLLVNARENLDLRLDFDCSDTDFMVTITMEDLETGLRQMSRERISQ, encoded by the exons ATGCCGGGGAGCCTAGATCGACGGCCCAGATCGTCCCACGTGGACACCGTGCACGGCCTCGCCCGCGCCGGGGATCTCCCCGCCCTGCAGAAGAAGCTTCTGGAGAACCCGGCGCTCCTCAACGCGCGAAACCCCGTT ATGTGCCAAACGCCTCTTCATGTCGCAGCCGGCTATAACAATATCAGTATAGTTAAGTATCTACTCGAGTTGAACAGTCCAGAAGCAGTCGAGCTCGAGGCGAAGAACATG TATGGCGAGACACCGCTGCATATGGCAGCGAAAAATAGTTCTTGTGAATCGGCAAGGTTGCTTCTTGAGCACGGTGCGTCTTTGGATGCAAAAGCAAAT AATGGCATGACACCGTTACATTTGGCCGTCTGGCATGCACTTCAAGCAGGAGATTGCGACACCGTCAGCACATTGCTAGGACACAATGCTGATTGCAGTGCTCAGGACAAT GAAGGAAAGACCCCTCTAAATCATATCTCGGGGGGTCCCGACACCGAGAAGTTGCGGAGGCTCCTCAATCGGCATATGGAAGAGCAAAGAAAGCGGAAAGCCCTTGATGCGTGCCGTGAAGCAAAAGCTATGGATGAGTTTGAAGAAGCTATATCACATATTgttgggcttcgagaacttaagTTACAGTTGCGGAGGTGGGCCAAGGGAATGCTTTTTGACGAGAAGCGGAGATCTCTGGGCTTAAAAATTGCTGACAGGAAACCTCCCCATATGGCATTTCTAGGTAACCCGGGAACAG GTAAAACTATGGTTGCTCGGATCCTTGGTAAGCTACTTCACAGGGTGGGAATTCTACCCACTGACAAAGTAATTGAAGTCCAACGAACTGATCTTGTTGGCGAGTTTGTGGGGCATACCGGACCAAAGACAAGGCGAAAG ATCCAAGAAGCCGAGGGAGGCATTCTCTTCGTGGACGAAGCCTATAGACTGGTAGTGAAGCAGACGACCAACGACAAGGACTACGGCTTAGAGGCCTTAGAGGAGATTATGTCGGTAATGGATGGTGGAAAGGTGATCGTCATATTTGCGGGGTATTCTGAGCCGATGAAGCGTGTGATCGCATCGAACGAGGGCTTCTGCCGGAGGGTGACAAAGTTCTTCTACTTCGATAACTTCAGCACCAGTGAGTTAGCTCAAATCCTACACTTGAAAATGAGTGCGCAGGACGAGAGTAGCTTACTCTACGGGTTTAAGCTGCACCCCTCTTGCACCGTGGAGGCCGTAGCGGCGTTCCTTGATAGAGAAACTACGGAGAAACAGAGGAAGGAGATGAACGGGGGCCTGATAGATCCGCTCCTCGTAAATGCGCGGGAGAATTTGGACCTGCGGCTCGACTTCGATTGCAGCGATACCGATTTTATGGTTACTATCACCATGGAGGACTTGGAAACCGGACTTCGGCAGATGTCGAGAGAACGCATCTCTCAGTAA